TCTTTGGGGGCCAGGCCGGTGCCATCACCAAGCGAGCCAACAGTGTGATTGATTTCGGTAATGATCGGGTGCGTGATGTGTTCGTGTTCACCAACACCACCCGCGAACACGGCCCCTTCAATCACATGCAGCGCTTCGTGATCAAGAACTTCGGCCGAGAGGATGTGGTGCGGCTGCGCAACATCAACAAGACCTTCCGCTTCAACGATCTGCGCAGCTACGGCAATGGGGTCTACGGCTTCAATGGCGTGCCGCTGGACAAGTTGCGCGTCACGCTCGCTTCGGGCCTGAGCTGAGTCTGCGTAGCCTGGCGCCGCCCGGCAGCTCCAGAGCGTGACCACCCGTGCCCGGTCCCCCCAGGGCTGGCGGTTCTGGATCGATCGCGGCGGCACCTTCACCGATGTGATCGGCCTGGCCCCCTCGGGGCGGATCCAGGTGCGCAAGGTGCTCTCGGTGCAGCCGGACCGGCCCGGTGATCCCGCGGCCCGGGCCATCCGGGCCATGGCCGCTGGCGATCCGATCGCCGAGCTGCGGCTGGGCACCACCGTGGCCACCAACGCCCTGCTGGAGCAGCGCGGCGCGGGTGTGGTGTTGCTGATCAACCGGGGGCTGGGGGATCTGCTGCGCATCGGCGACCAGCACCGCCCCGACATCTTCGCCCTGGCCATCCACCGGCCCCAGCCCCTGCGGGTGAGGGTGCTCGAGGTGGGGGGCCGCCTTGACGCCGAGGGCCGCGAACTCACCCCCCTGCGGCTTGATGCCCCCCTGGCCGCGAGGGTGCGCCAGGCCCGCGCTGAGGGGTACGGCAGCTGTGCGGTGGCGCTGCTGCACAGCCATCGCCAGCCTGCCCATGAGCGGCAGCTGGCCGCCTGGCTTGCCGGCTTCGGCTTCGAGGCGGTGGCCCTCTCCCACCGGCTCAGTGCCCAGCCCCGGCTGGTGCCGCGCGGCCACACCGCCCTGGTGGAGGCGGCGGTGGCCCCGGTGCTGCGGGCCTACCTCCAGCAGGTGGAGGCCGCCCTGGGGTCGGCCACCCGGCTGCGGGTGCTCGGCTCCAGCGGAGCCCTTGTGGCGCCGGCATTCCTGCACGCCAAGGACACGATCCTCTCCGGGCCGGCCGGTGGGATGGTGGGGGCCGTGGCCGTGGCCCAGGAGGCCCTGGGGGCCGCCGGCCACCCCCCGATCCCCGTGGTGGGCTTCGACATGGGGGGCACCTCCACCGATGTGTTCCACTGGGACCCCGGCCGCGGCGCCCTGGCCTGGGAACGGCAGCCGGAGACGGAGATCGCCGGCCTGCGGCTGCGGGCCCCGATGCTGCCGATCCACACCGTGGCGGCCGGCGGGGGCTCGATCCTCCGCTTTGACGGCCAGCGGCTGATCGTGGGGCCCGAATCCGCCGGAGCCGACCCAGGACCCGCCGCCTACCGCCGCGGCGGCCCCGCCACGATCACCGACGCCAATCTGCTGCTGGGGCGGTTGCCGGCCGCTGCGCTGCCGCCGGTGTTCGGTCCAGGTGCCGACCAGCCGGCCGATCTGGAGGCGGTGCAGCAGCGCTTCGCCGAGCTGGCCGCCGCGATGGCGCCCAGCTCACCCGGCATCACCCCCGAGCAGGTGGCCGCCGGCGCCCTGCGGATCGCCATCGAAACCATGGCGGCGGCGATCCGCAGGATCTCGATCGAGCGCGGCCACGATCTGCGCCAGGCGCTGCTGGTGAGCTACGGCGGTGCCGGCGGCCAGCATGCCTGCCGCCTGGCGCGCTGCCTGGGCATCCGGCAGGTGCTGCTCCATCCTCTGGCCGGCGTGCTGTCCGCCTACGGCATCGGCCGGGCGGAGCAGCGGTCCCTGCAGGAGTGCGCTCCCGACCTGCCCCTGATCCCGTCCAGCCTGCCCCGCCTGGAGCGCCTGGCCGCCGAGCTGCGGCGGCAGGGTGGCGCCGAACTCCATGCCGCGGGCGACCTGGAGGGGGCCCAGCAGGAGGTGCGCAGCTGGTGTTCCCTGGAGCTCTGCCTGCCCGGCCGGGAGGATGGCCTGCTGGTGCCCTGGACCCCAGGCCAGGCGGCCGAGGCGTTGCACGAGGCCTTTCTGGCGGAGCACCGCGAGCGGTTCGGCCATGCCCCCGAGCTGGGCAGTGGGGAGCTGGTGGTGGGGCGGCTGCTGCTGGAAGTGGCTCCTCCCGAGCCTCCCGAGCCCCCAGGATCCGCCCCAGCCCCTGCGGCCGAGCAGGTCGCGGCGGAGCGGGCCGGGGTGGCGCTGGTGCGGGTGTGGCTGGACGAGCGGCGGGGCTGGCAGCCGGTGCCCCTGTGGCGCCGGGAGCAGCTCCAGCCGGGCCAGCGGCTGGAGGGTCCGGCGCTGCTGCTGGATCCCACCAGCACTTCGCTGCTGGAGCAGGGCTGGCGGGGGCGGGTGCTGCCGGATCAGGCGGTGCTGCTGGAGGCCACCGCCGTGGCGACGACGGACGGGGGGCCGGGGAGCATCGGCGGGCAGGCCGGCAGTGTGGATCCCACCCTGCTGGAGCTCTACAACCACCGCTTCTCCGCCATCGCCGAGCAGATGGGGGTGCGGCTGCAGCAGAGCGCCCGCTCGGTGAACATCCGCGAGCGGCTCGATTTCTCCTGTGCCGTGTTCGACGGGGCCGGGGCGCTGGTGGCCAATGCGCCCCACATCCCCGTGCACCTGGGTTCGATGGGGGAGAGCGTGGCCAGCCTGATGAAGGCGGTGGCCCGCGGTGAGCGGCCGCCGCTGGCCCCGGGCGATGTGGTGCTCGCCAACGACCCCTTCGGCGGCGGCACCCACCTGCCGGACATCACCGCCATCACGCCGGTGTTCGTCCCTGGCGCGGACAGCGCTGCACCGGCCTTCTTCGTGGCCAGCCGCGGCCACCACGCCGACGTGGGCGGCATCACCCCGGGCTCGATGCCCGCCTTCAGCCGGCGCATCGAGGAGGAGGGGCTGCTGCTCGACAACCAGCTGTTTCTGCATCAGGGCCAGCTGGATGAACCGGCCTGGCGGGCCCGTTTCGCCCGGGGCCCCCACCCGGTGCGCAACCCCGACCAGCTGCTGGCCGATCTCCAGGCCCAGGTGGCGGCCAACCGCCTCGGGGTGGCTGAGCTGCAGCGGCTGATCGACACGGCCGGCCTGGCGGAGGTGCGGGCCTACATGGGCCATGTGCAGGCCAATGCGGCCGAGGCGGTGCGGCGGGTGGTGGCCCGGCTGCAGGACGGCTCGGCCCGGGTGAGCCTGGATGACGGCAGCTGCATTGCCGTGCAGGTGCGGATCAACCGGCGGCGCCGCGTGGCCTGCCTGGATTTCAGCGGCACCTCGCCCCAGCATCCCGGCAATCTCAACGCCCCCCTGGCCATCACCCGGGCCGTGGTGCTCTACGTGTTCCGCTGCCTGGTGGGGGAGGCCATCCCGCTCAATGCCGGCTGCTTCGAGCCCCTGGAGCTGGTGGTGCCGCCCGGCTCGCTGCTCCATCCCCAGCCGCCGGCGGCGGTGGTGGCCGGCAACGTGGAAACCTCCCAGGCCCTGGCCAATGCTCTCTTCGCCGCCCTCGGCGTGCAGGCGGCGGCCCAGGGCACGATGAACAACCTGAGCTTCGGCGACGGCCGGGTGCAGTACTACGAAACCATCTGCGGCGGCACCGGCGGCGGCAGGGATCTCGAGGGCCAGGGCTTTGCCGGCGCCAGTGCCGTGCAGAGCCACATGACCAACTCGCGCCTCACGGATCCGGAAGTGCTCGAGGAGCGTCTGCCGGTGCGGCTGGAGACGTTCCGGATCCGCCGGGGCAGCGGTGGCGCGGGGC
This portion of the Cyanobium sp. NIES-981 genome encodes:
- a CDS encoding hydantoinase B/oxoprolinase family protein — translated: MTTRARSPQGWRFWIDRGGTFTDVIGLAPSGRIQVRKVLSVQPDRPGDPAARAIRAMAAGDPIAELRLGTTVATNALLEQRGAGVVLLINRGLGDLLRIGDQHRPDIFALAIHRPQPLRVRVLEVGGRLDAEGRELTPLRLDAPLAARVRQARAEGYGSCAVALLHSHRQPAHERQLAAWLAGFGFEAVALSHRLSAQPRLVPRGHTALVEAAVAPVLRAYLQQVEAALGSATRLRVLGSSGALVAPAFLHAKDTILSGPAGGMVGAVAVAQEALGAAGHPPIPVVGFDMGGTSTDVFHWDPGRGALAWERQPETEIAGLRLRAPMLPIHTVAAGGGSILRFDGQRLIVGPESAGADPGPAAYRRGGPATITDANLLLGRLPAAALPPVFGPGADQPADLEAVQQRFAELAAAMAPSSPGITPEQVAAGALRIAIETMAAAIRRISIERGHDLRQALLVSYGGAGGQHACRLARCLGIRQVLLHPLAGVLSAYGIGRAEQRSLQECAPDLPLIPSSLPRLERLAAELRRQGGAELHAAGDLEGAQQEVRSWCSLELCLPGREDGLLVPWTPGQAAEALHEAFLAEHRERFGHAPELGSGELVVGRLLLEVAPPEPPEPPGSAPAPAAEQVAAERAGVALVRVWLDERRGWQPVPLWRREQLQPGQRLEGPALLLDPTSTSLLEQGWRGRVLPDQAVLLEATAVATTDGGPGSIGGQAGSVDPTLLELYNHRFSAIAEQMGVRLQQSARSVNIRERLDFSCAVFDGAGALVANAPHIPVHLGSMGESVASLMKAVARGERPPLAPGDVVLANDPFGGGTHLPDITAITPVFVPGADSAAPAFFVASRGHHADVGGITPGSMPAFSRRIEEEGLLLDNQLFLHQGQLDEPAWRARFARGPHPVRNPDQLLADLQAQVAANRLGVAELQRLIDTAGLAEVRAYMGHVQANAAEAVRRVVARLQDGSARVSLDDGSCIAVQVRINRRRRVACLDFSGTSPQHPGNLNAPLAITRAVVLYVFRCLVGEAIPLNAGCFEPLELVVPPGSLLHPQPPAAVVAGNVETSQALANALFAALGVQAAAQGTMNNLSFGDGRVQYYETICGGTGGGRDLEGQGFAGASAVQSHMTNSRLTDPEVLEERLPVRLETFRIRRGSGGAGRWPGGDGVVRRLRFLAPMTVSLLSGSRRVPPFGLAGGEPGQPGRNRLEHADGRVEHLPGSTEVQVEAGDGLLIETPGGGGYGPAQPSPQAMPL